A genomic region of Thunnus maccoyii chromosome 13, fThuMac1.1, whole genome shotgun sequence contains the following coding sequences:
- the LOC121910817 gene encoding gap junction delta-2 protein-like has translation MGDWSILGRFLTEVQNHSTVIGKIWLTMLLIFRILLVALVGDAVYSDEQSKFTCNTLQPGCNNVCYDTFAPVSHLRFWVFQIVLVSTPSIFYVVYVLQKITKNEKTDIKKVEVVTSSSPALKRDKYIEGDKETTLEVGSLYNTTCNTEDWSSQEDECEEKSQLEEEKREVGKDPTQLSSQVLLIYIIHVLLRSIMEIIFLIGQYYLFGFEVPHLFRCETYPCPHRTDCFVSRATEKTIFLNFMFSVSLGCIILNIVELHYLGWIYILRVLFSACFTCCDADSNPVQEVELYSDSNPLLLELKHSLRGRVVLQTTSTMSRDKSSGVPTQAPTISFETDSTLECTSKRNTDEKERTKTRPFSMPKIGRGKKSWL, from the coding sequence ATGGGAGACTGGTCCATTCTTGGCCGCTTCCTAACGGAGGTTCAAAACCATTCCACGGTCATTGGGAAGATATGGCTGACAATGCTGCTCATCTTCCGCATCTTGCTTGTGGCCCTGGTTGGGGATGCTGTCTACAGTGATGAGCAGTCCAAGTTTACCTGCAACACCCTTCAGCCTGGATGCAATAATGTCTGCTATGACACTTTTGCTCCTGTCTCACACTTGCGATTTTGGGTCTTTCAGATTGTTCTTGTCTCCACACCTTCTATTTTCTACGTTGTCTATGTATTGCAAAAAATCACCAAGAATGAAAAGACAGACATTAAGAAGGTTGAAGTTGTAACCAGCTCCTCGCCTGCACTCAAGAGGGACAAATATATAGAAGGAGATAAGGAGACAACACTGGAAGTTGGCAGTCTTTATAACACCACCTGTAACACTGAGGACTGGAGCTCACAGGAGGATGAGTGTGAGGAGAAGAGTCAgctagaagaagaaaagagagaagtaGGAAAAGACCCCACCCAGCTTTCCAGCCAAGTACTACTTATCTACATCATACATGTTTTGCTGCGCTCCATCATGGAGATAATCTTCCTTATTGGGCAGTATTACCTGTTTGGATTTGAAGTCCCACATCTTTTCCGCTGTGAAACCTACCCCTGTCCACACCGAACTGACTGCTTTGTGTCTCGAGCAACAGAAAAGACCATCTTTCTCAACTTCATGTTCAGTGTCAGTCTAGGTTGCATCATCTTGAACATTGTGGAGCTGCATTATCTAGGCTGGATTTATATTCTCAGAGTACTGTTCTCTGCATGCTTCACATGCTGTGACGCAGATAGTAACCCTGTGCAGGAGGTGGAATTATATTCTGACAGCAACCCACTGCTGCTTGAGCTCAAACACTCTTTACGTGGCAGGGTCGTCCTGCAGACCACCTCTACCATGTCCCGGGACAAGAGCAGTGGTGTCCCAACCCAGGCCCCGACCATCTCCTTTGAGACAGACTCTACACTGGAGTGCACTTCgaagagaaacacagatgaaaAGGAACGCACCAAGACCAGACCGTTCAGTATGCCCAAAATAGGAAGAGGCAAAAAGTCATGGCTATAA